One genomic segment of Trichococcus shcherbakoviae includes these proteins:
- the cas9 gene encoding type II CRISPR RNA-guided endonuclease Cas9 (Cas9, originally named Csn1, is the large, multifunctional signature protein of type II CRISPR/Cas systems. It is well known even to general audiences because its RNA-guided endonuclease activity has made it a popular tool for custom editing of eukaryotic genomes.): protein MGIKIGLDVGITSVGYAVLRTDDEGVPYKIEILNSVIFPAAENPKSGESLAAPRRGNRGSRRRTRRTKFRKYRTKRLFIRHGLLTAEEIEDIFNHKLGHKTIYELRTEALDRKLTNEELFRILYFFAGHRGFKSNRKAEIENADAETGMVLSAISEIKTALEEGTYRTLGEYMHAHPKYEEHKRNKDGKDRYLGTARRDFITDEIKQIVNAQRGFGNEALTDTFEQEFIGNGEGEAAGIFTAQRDFDEGPGKGSPYGGDQIEKMIGWCTFEKEEHRAAKGTYTFQYFELLSKLNNLKIQEFAGDDWKELNPDQRQLIIDKAFSKDKLQYAEIKKMLKLEPEAKFNLLSYGSKTEQDKTEKTNFVALRSYDKVRKALGKEVYEAMPSSLKDEIGTILTTYSSDKSRRRVFADRLSLTSEQVEALLPLTMTQYGHLSLKAMRNIIPYLEMGLTYDKAAESAGYDFKHNAIDRAFIHENVSNPVVKRAVSQCIKVVSQLTREYGKPDAINIEFSRELGKNFEERRKIEKNQKENMARNESIANELRENGIAVNGENITRLKLWREQGNMDPYTGKEIQYGDVFYGHYDVDHIIPYSISFDDSFGNKVLVSSAANREKGNRIPMEYLANDPVGIQNLEKIAGTIRNYNKREKLLKKKLSPEDVDGWKSRNINDTRYIARLLRNYFRQNIEFSEKENIKEKVAVNNGVVTARMRARWGLGPKYRDNDRHHAMDAVVVACMTPAFVRRVTVYSKRQEVRFNKSLWNEGTLESDLAHMSLEKREEYEKMFSKAFPQPWEGFRDELNARLSDNPKELIKNIKNTLGTYTDEEIDKLKPMFVVRRPNKKITGPAHLETIRSGKLLNEGKSLSRVSISKLKLNKNGEIGTGNAEFYKSEDNGWMPVYNALKAEMEQNGGSGEKAFPDGVFTYTQENGQTHTVRKVKVIQKSTLQAVLNDGKAMADNGSMVRIDVFRTPKKYVFVPVYVKDTVAKELPEKYCVQGKNYVDWPEISDEDQFVFSLYQNDVVRVDHKSGMPLTYSGENIGVEKMENLIGYYSSANIALGCITIRSNDSSFSAVNVGIATLRSLEKMQVDYLGNLSKVKEKTRQTFSNMKR, encoded by the coding sequence ATGGGAATCAAGATTGGGTTGGATGTGGGAATCACATCGGTTGGGTATGCTGTGTTACGTACCGACGATGAAGGCGTCCCTTATAAAATAGAAATACTGAATTCCGTTATCTTTCCCGCTGCGGAAAATCCAAAATCGGGCGAGTCTTTGGCAGCTCCGCGTAGAGGCAACAGAGGCTCTCGCAGAAGGACACGCCGTACCAAGTTCCGTAAATATCGGACGAAGCGCTTGTTTATTCGTCATGGTTTATTGACAGCCGAGGAAATTGAGGATATTTTCAATCATAAATTAGGGCACAAAACGATTTATGAACTGCGGACAGAAGCTTTGGATCGGAAGCTTACAAATGAAGAGTTATTCCGAATCCTTTACTTCTTCGCCGGACATCGTGGCTTTAAATCGAATCGGAAGGCTGAAATCGAGAATGCAGATGCTGAAACGGGAATGGTGCTATCAGCAATCAGCGAAATCAAAACAGCATTGGAAGAGGGAACTTACCGTACTTTGGGCGAATATATGCACGCCCATCCGAAATATGAGGAGCATAAACGAAATAAAGATGGCAAAGATCGTTATTTAGGTACCGCTCGGCGAGATTTTATCACTGACGAAATTAAACAGATCGTAAATGCTCAACGCGGATTCGGCAATGAGGCTTTGACGGATACGTTCGAACAAGAATTCATTGGTAATGGTGAAGGCGAAGCAGCCGGAATCTTCACTGCCCAGCGTGATTTTGATGAGGGTCCAGGCAAGGGAAGCCCATATGGCGGCGATCAAATCGAGAAGATGATCGGCTGGTGCACCTTTGAGAAAGAAGAACATCGTGCAGCAAAGGGAACTTATACTTTCCAATATTTTGAACTGTTGAGCAAACTTAATAATCTGAAAATACAGGAATTTGCCGGGGACGATTGGAAAGAATTGAACCCTGATCAAAGGCAATTGATCATCGACAAAGCCTTCAGCAAGGATAAGCTGCAATATGCGGAAATCAAAAAAATGTTGAAGTTAGAACCGGAAGCGAAATTCAATTTGTTGTCCTATGGCAGCAAGACTGAACAGGACAAAACTGAGAAGACGAACTTCGTCGCACTACGTAGCTATGACAAAGTACGCAAAGCGCTTGGCAAGGAAGTCTATGAAGCAATGCCGAGCAGTTTAAAGGATGAAATCGGTACAATCCTGACGACTTATTCCAGCGACAAGAGCCGCCGCAGAGTATTTGCCGACAGGTTGAGTTTGACGTCTGAACAGGTTGAAGCACTCTTGCCGCTTACGATGACGCAATACGGGCATCTTTCCTTGAAAGCAATGCGAAATATCATCCCTTATTTAGAGATGGGACTAACTTATGATAAAGCCGCAGAGTCTGCTGGATATGATTTTAAACACAACGCAATAGACAGAGCCTTTATCCATGAGAATGTGTCCAATCCGGTCGTGAAACGCGCTGTCAGCCAATGCATCAAGGTTGTAAGCCAATTGACCCGCGAGTACGGTAAACCGGATGCAATCAATATCGAGTTTTCTCGTGAGCTCGGAAAGAACTTTGAAGAGCGCCGTAAAATTGAGAAGAACCAAAAAGAAAATATGGCGCGCAATGAAAGTATTGCCAATGAATTACGCGAAAACGGCATAGCTGTTAACGGAGAGAACATTACCCGATTGAAATTGTGGCGAGAACAGGGCAACATGGATCCATATACTGGGAAAGAAATTCAGTATGGAGATGTATTCTATGGGCATTATGATGTTGACCATATTATTCCTTACAGCATTTCCTTTGACGATAGTTTCGGCAACAAGGTGTTGGTCAGTTCAGCCGCCAACCGTGAAAAGGGGAACCGCATTCCGATGGAGTATTTGGCGAATGATCCGGTTGGTATTCAGAACTTGGAAAAAATTGCGGGAACCATCCGTAATTATAATAAACGTGAAAAATTACTGAAGAAAAAATTAAGCCCTGAAGATGTGGACGGCTGGAAATCACGTAATATCAATGACACGCGATACATTGCCAGACTGTTGCGCAATTACTTCAGACAGAATATCGAATTTTCCGAGAAGGAAAACATTAAAGAGAAAGTTGCCGTTAATAATGGTGTCGTAACCGCTCGGATGCGTGCACGCTGGGGACTCGGTCCAAAATATAGGGATAATGATCGACATCATGCGATGGATGCAGTCGTGGTTGCTTGTATGACTCCCGCATTTGTCAGAAGGGTCACAGTCTACAGTAAGCGCCAAGAAGTGCGCTTCAACAAATCCTTGTGGAATGAGGGCACATTGGAATCAGATCTAGCCCACATGAGTTTGGAGAAGCGTGAAGAATACGAAAAAATGTTCAGTAAAGCTTTCCCTCAGCCTTGGGAAGGGTTCCGGGACGAATTGAATGCGCGATTATCGGATAACCCGAAAGAACTGATCAAGAACATCAAGAATACATTGGGCACCTATACCGATGAAGAAATCGATAAACTGAAACCGATGTTTGTGGTGCGAAGACCGAATAAGAAAATTACCGGACCGGCGCATTTGGAAACAATCCGCAGCGGCAAATTGTTGAATGAAGGGAAATCCCTGAGTCGCGTCAGCATCAGCAAACTGAAACTGAACAAGAACGGTGAAATTGGAACGGGAAATGCTGAGTTTTACAAGTCAGAGGATAATGGCTGGATGCCTGTTTATAATGCCTTGAAAGCAGAAATGGAGCAAAACGGCGGCAGCGGTGAGAAAGCTTTTCCGGATGGCGTATTCACCTATACACAAGAAAATGGGCAAACCCATACCGTCCGAAAAGTGAAAGTCATTCAAAAATCTACGCTGCAAGCTGTACTGAATGACGGCAAGGCAATGGCTGACAATGGTTCAATGGTGCGTATTGATGTGTTCAGAACACCTAAGAAGTATGTGTTTGTGCCGGTGTATGTGAAGGATACCGTGGCGAAGGAACTGCCGGAGAAGTATTGTGTCCAAGGGAAGAATTATGTTGATTGGCCAGAAATCTCAGATGAGGATCAATTTGTTTTCTCTCTTTATCAGAATGACGTTGTACGAGTTGATCACAAAAGTGGGATGCCTTTAACGTATTCTGGAGAAAATATTGGTGTTGAAAAAATGGAGAATTTAATTGGATATTATTCAAGTGCAAATATCGCTCTAGGTTGTATAACAATCAGATCAAATGATAGCTCGTTTTCAGCTGTCAACGTCGGTATTGCAACATTACGTTCGCTTGAAAAAATGCAAGTGGATTATTTAGGCAATCTGAGTAAAGTCAAAGAAAAAACCAGACAAACGTTTTCTAATATGAAGAGGTGA
- the cas1 gene encoding type II CRISPR-associated endonuclease Cas1, which translates to MGFRNIYIENPARLSIKNRQLIISQDQDISVPVDDIDSIVIDSLQCTLTAPTISFLAENQVVLYTCNKQHMPCAVLNPLGNHSRKLSILQNQMGVTKRFKDRAWQKIIRQKVLNQARCLELTSSPNVAELNQLATQVLEGDKSFKESSAAALYFRSLFDTSFNRRHETVHNAALNYGYAIVRGAISRDLCAYGFEPAFGIHHHNELNAFNLADDLIEPFRPYVDLWVAQNVDPEEKVLTSSYKRDLVSLLFTEVKIDNELHSLTNAIRKTVASYTNCCRNNTTTNLKLPELVPLRPHEYE; encoded by the coding sequence ATGGGGTTTCGAAATATCTATATTGAAAATCCAGCTCGATTAAGTATTAAAAATCGTCAATTAATTATTTCTCAGGATCAGGATATTTCGGTCCCCGTTGATGATATTGATAGCATTGTGATTGATTCTTTACAATGTACATTAACAGCACCAACCATTTCTTTTTTGGCAGAAAATCAGGTTGTCCTTTATACGTGCAATAAGCAGCATATGCCCTGCGCAGTCTTGAATCCTTTGGGAAATCATTCCAGAAAGTTAAGCATTTTACAGAACCAGATGGGTGTGACTAAACGATTCAAAGATAGGGCTTGGCAAAAAATTATCCGGCAAAAAGTGTTGAATCAAGCTAGATGCTTGGAGTTGACTTCGTCTCCCAATGTTGCTGAATTGAATCAGTTGGCCACACAAGTTTTGGAAGGCGATAAATCTTTCAAAGAATCAAGTGCAGCAGCTCTGTACTTTCGTTCGCTATTTGATACAAGTTTTAATCGCAGGCACGAAACGGTTCATAACGCAGCACTGAATTACGGTTACGCCATAGTGCGCGGAGCGATTTCTAGAGATCTGTGTGCATATGGTTTTGAGCCAGCATTCGGGATCCATCACCACAATGAACTGAATGCATTCAATCTTGCGGATGATCTGATTGAGCCGTTCAGGCCATATGTAGATTTATGGGTGGCACAAAATGTTGATCCCGAAGAAAAAGTTCTTACTTCCTCTTACAAACGTGATCTTGTTTCCTTATTGTTTACAGAAGTAAAAATCGATAATGAATTACATTCCCTTACCAATGCAATCCGAAAAACGGTAGCTTCCTACACCAATTGTTGCAGAAATAACACAACGACCAATTTGAAATTGCCCGAATTGGTTCCGTTGCGACCGCACGAGTATGAGTAG
- the cas2 gene encoding CRISPR-associated endonuclease Cas2, with translation MRMVVMFDLPVETREQRKIATKFRKYLLDEGYVMMQFSVYYRICNGKDMVNKYLLRLEDNVPEKGSVRLITLTEKQFSEMKVLVGGVSPIEEKLDSSNLSVF, from the coding sequence ATGAGAATGGTGGTTATGTTCGACTTACCCGTGGAAACGAGAGAACAAAGAAAAATTGCAACAAAATTTAGGAAGTACCTATTGGATGAGGGATATGTAATGATGCAGTTTTCGGTTTATTATCGGATTTGTAACGGAAAAGACATGGTGAATAAATATCTGTTGCGCTTGGAAGATAATGTTCCGGAAAAGGGTTCTGTCAGGTTAATTACCTTGACAGAAAAGCAATTTAGTGAAATGAAAGTTTTGGTAGGTGGCGTTTCACCCATAGAAGAGAAGCTGGATTCCAGCAATCTGTCCGTATTTTAG
- the pglZ gene encoding BREX-1 system phosphatase PglZ type A → MYEAEKRLLEVFQQPLKDYQKRRIVFWYDKSQSFSDELKEYQLEDVLVLRCDDQHYFETKYLVEHVHPEQNVLIYFEHERPENEKNPLLDMYFYSQEFKMDPMENLKDELGIRFETSDVFFKSYQLFFNNKKRRNQFVTVLAEKQDITENDLELAVLCVLTKTKELTAFGVFRSLFAEYGAGQDTLWQQVIKFGRADAFWRLAKLSFGYVEAEPSIATLLQAVFQTKLDAEFEGKIPANWEKQLLRQANNCVVFLNRWMNLRDEQDSYNRLSDNVFEELQIVKWMKNKPAKWLAQSDTFQAFDKQLVEGIAVQLAEGAILFDEFENIILNRRASYWFDSFGNEYEALLAASRLLKQIHLIEKEGFPYQKEAFWKSYQERYYQLDSYYRQFYVAFDKGSALSDAFADLRMTVENYYKNGFLAKLAETWMTFFKDAPAFSVENTLKQERFYKDWVSSYAVKENRIFVIISDALRYEVAVELGQQLEASTHYNVTTHALQGVVPSYTELGMASLLPHHQLSLSASGEVVADEMGTKGLHQRNAVLEAKLGVDRAKAVDAKAVLNSSRSELREMFKGSNSIYYIYHNTIDAIGDHAASESHVFEAVELAQQELIRLIDKLFNGVSAVRFLVTADHGFLYTRDALRTLDKVNADRTDVIASNRRFFTNREADSQNPGLLDFKVDALADGDVHVHIPRGAARLAIQGGGSNFVHGGILPQEVMIPVLEITTERGKEIHKSVDVQLISNTDRITNIVTYLDFLQVQAVSAERRARKVKLYFSDGMDNLISNEVTLLADSPNEQASDRMVREKFVLMSQAYDLLSEYQFIMIDLETGEEINRKKFVIDLPDAGLF, encoded by the coding sequence ATGTATGAAGCAGAAAAAAGGCTGCTGGAAGTTTTCCAACAGCCGTTAAAGGATTATCAGAAACGCCGCATCGTCTTCTGGTATGATAAATCCCAATCATTTTCGGATGAACTGAAGGAATATCAACTGGAGGATGTGTTGGTCTTGCGCTGCGATGACCAGCATTATTTTGAAACGAAGTATTTGGTGGAACATGTGCATCCCGAGCAGAATGTGCTCATCTATTTTGAGCATGAGCGGCCGGAGAACGAAAAGAATCCGTTGTTGGATATGTATTTTTACAGCCAAGAATTCAAGATGGACCCTATGGAGAACCTGAAGGACGAGTTGGGCATCAGGTTTGAGACCAGTGATGTGTTCTTCAAATCCTATCAATTGTTCTTCAACAATAAAAAACGCCGCAATCAATTTGTAACTGTGCTGGCAGAGAAGCAGGATATCACTGAAAACGACTTGGAGCTAGCAGTGCTATGCGTGTTGACGAAGACGAAGGAATTGACTGCTTTTGGCGTCTTCCGCTCACTCTTCGCGGAATATGGGGCCGGACAGGACACCTTGTGGCAACAAGTAATCAAATTCGGAAGAGCGGATGCATTCTGGCGTTTGGCCAAATTATCCTTCGGTTACGTGGAAGCTGAGCCAAGCATCGCCACTTTGCTCCAAGCTGTATTCCAAACGAAGCTGGATGCAGAGTTCGAAGGGAAAATCCCGGCGAATTGGGAGAAGCAGTTGCTGAGACAAGCGAATAACTGCGTCGTATTCCTGAACCGCTGGATGAACCTGCGTGATGAACAGGACAGCTACAACCGACTGTCGGATAACGTCTTCGAAGAATTGCAGATCGTAAAATGGATGAAGAATAAGCCGGCGAAATGGTTGGCGCAGTCGGATACGTTCCAAGCTTTTGATAAGCAACTGGTAGAAGGCATCGCTGTGCAATTGGCGGAAGGCGCTATCCTATTTGATGAATTCGAGAACATCATCTTGAACCGTCGCGCGTCCTATTGGTTTGATTCCTTCGGTAATGAGTATGAAGCTTTGCTGGCGGCTAGCCGCTTGCTGAAGCAAATTCATCTGATCGAAAAGGAAGGGTTCCCTTATCAGAAAGAGGCATTCTGGAAAAGCTATCAGGAACGCTATTATCAATTGGATAGCTATTATCGCCAATTCTACGTTGCCTTTGACAAAGGGAGCGCGTTGTCCGATGCTTTTGCGGACTTGCGCATGACGGTAGAAAACTATTATAAGAATGGTTTTCTTGCCAAATTGGCCGAGACTTGGATGACTTTCTTCAAAGATGCTCCTGCTTTTTCAGTTGAGAACACCTTGAAGCAGGAGCGTTTTTACAAAGATTGGGTCAGTAGCTATGCCGTAAAAGAGAACAGGATCTTTGTGATCATCTCTGATGCATTGCGCTATGAAGTGGCCGTCGAGTTGGGGCAACAACTGGAAGCAAGCACGCATTACAATGTGACAACGCATGCTCTCCAGGGTGTCGTTCCTTCCTACACCGAACTGGGCATGGCAAGTCTCCTGCCGCATCATCAGTTGAGCCTGTCCGCATCTGGCGAGGTTGTTGCCGATGAAATGGGCACAAAAGGCCTGCACCAACGGAATGCCGTCCTGGAAGCCAAGTTGGGTGTAGATAGAGCGAAGGCTGTCGATGCCAAAGCGGTATTGAACAGCTCCAGAAGCGAACTGCGGGAAATGTTTAAAGGCAGCAACTCAATCTACTACATCTATCACAATACGATTGATGCGATCGGAGATCATGCTGCTAGCGAAAGCCATGTTTTTGAGGCTGTCGAACTTGCACAGCAGGAACTGATTCGATTGATCGACAAACTCTTCAACGGAGTCAGTGCCGTTCGCTTCCTTGTGACGGCGGATCACGGCTTCCTTTACACGCGGGATGCCTTGCGTACGTTGGATAAAGTGAATGCCGACAGAACGGATGTCATCGCCTCGAACCGTCGTTTCTTCACGAATCGGGAAGCTGACAGCCAGAATCCGGGGTTGCTGGATTTCAAAGTGGATGCCTTGGCCGATGGAGATGTTCATGTGCATATCCCAAGGGGTGCGGCTCGATTGGCTATTCAAGGCGGCGGATCCAACTTTGTCCACGGCGGTATTTTGCCTCAGGAAGTGATGATACCTGTCTTGGAAATCACAACGGAGCGCGGAAAGGAAATCCATAAATCGGTGGATGTACAGTTGATCAGCAATACCGACCGCATCACGAATATCGTTACGTACCTTGATTTCCTACAGGTACAAGCTGTTTCAGCGGAACGAAGGGCAAGGAAAGTGAAACTGTACTTCAGCGATGGGATGGATAATCTTATTTCCAATGAAGTCACGCTCTTGGCGGATTCGCCCAATGAACAGGCCAGTGATCGGATGGTTCGTGAGAAATTTGTCTTGATGAGCCAAGCCTATGATCTGCTCAGCGAGTACCAATTCATCATGATTGATCTGGAAACAGGAGAAGAAATCAACCGCAAGAAATTTGTGATTGATTTGCCGGATGCAGGATTATTCTAG
- a CDS encoding Fic family protein has product MSKEGTSKLPIMIPNEHALVIYKLLAEVNYKVGYASGQYNRSFMKKYIENLFYLKESIHSTRIEGTPVTFTDMVEERGEKNPSWERIEVLNYQEALRQGASSIKTGYPISTRLIKELHRTLMGNARGSNASGGEFRNIQNFIGPSNRIEDAVYIPIAANEIDEYMENLNFYMNGVPNSSFRKFNKTDGFVFDEECDPIIKAAVMHVQFESIHPFLDGNGRLGRILIALIAIKEDLVDVPVFFVSEELEKERARYYAMLNGVRGDNPDWYSWIKFFITACGRMADSLLSKLKAVEELASNGLKKCSLESEKNIWLYTFSDPYTTATRVAENLHLAPGTARKGLKALSDAGLLYTDETAIRNRKYRNYDLMRILD; this is encoded by the coding sequence ATGTCGAAAGAAGGAACATCAAAGTTACCTATTATGATACCGAACGAACATGCGCTTGTTATCTACAAACTGTTGGCTGAGGTCAACTATAAGGTTGGATATGCAAGCGGTCAGTACAATCGGTCTTTCATGAAGAAATATATTGAGAATTTGTTCTATTTGAAGGAATCTATACACTCAACCAGAATTGAAGGAACACCAGTCACTTTTACCGATATGGTAGAAGAAAGAGGCGAGAAAAATCCGAGTTGGGAAAGGATAGAGGTACTCAATTATCAGGAAGCCTTGCGGCAAGGGGCTTCAAGCATTAAAACTGGCTATCCCATCAGCACACGTTTAATCAAAGAATTGCACCGGACTTTGATGGGAAATGCGCGAGGTTCCAACGCATCCGGCGGTGAATTCAGAAATATACAGAATTTCATAGGTCCCAGCAACAGGATAGAGGATGCTGTGTATATTCCGATTGCGGCAAATGAAATCGATGAATACATGGAGAATTTAAATTTTTACATGAATGGCGTTCCTAACAGTAGTTTCCGTAAATTCAACAAAACGGACGGATTCGTATTTGATGAAGAGTGCGATCCGATCATTAAAGCGGCTGTCATGCATGTTCAATTTGAGTCGATTCATCCGTTTTTGGATGGGAACGGCAGGTTGGGAAGAATTCTGATTGCTCTTATCGCTATTAAAGAAGATCTGGTGGATGTCCCGGTATTCTTTGTGAGCGAAGAGTTGGAAAAAGAACGTGCTCGCTATTATGCCATGCTGAACGGGGTAAGAGGAGACAACCCTGATTGGTATTCTTGGATCAAGTTTTTTATCACCGCATGCGGACGGATGGCTGATTCTTTGTTGAGCAAATTAAAAGCAGTCGAAGAACTCGCCTCGAATGGATTAAAAAAATGTTCGTTAGAATCCGAGAAAAATATTTGGCTGTATACTTTTTCCGACCCCTACACAACTGCAACTCGCGTAGCAGAAAACTTGCATCTTGCTCCTGGCACCGCCAGAAAGGGATTAAAAGCCTTATCTGATGCAGGTCTTTTGTATACAGACGAGACTGCAATCAGAAACAGGAAGTATCGCAACTATGATTTAATGCGAATTTTGGACTGA